The Acidobacteriota bacterium genomic interval ATTGGAAAATAGAACGGTGAGTAGTGTCCTAATTTGAATTAGGACACTTCCAGAACGGTGGATCACTACCGCCCAAGACCCGGTCATCGTGTATAATGACAACCCGAGTAAGGTGAATCCATTAGTACTACGCTAACATCTGCTGAGTCTGAAGCACTGGCCACTCTGCCGGGAATGGTCGTGCGTCTCGGCCCACTGCGGTCGCGGCTCACCGATGAAGACTTCGAGAAGTTCTGCGCGCAGAATCCCGAGCTGCGCATCGAGATGACTAGCGCGGGTGTTGTGATCATCATGTTGCCAGTCACTCCTGAAGGAAGCAGCCGCAACTTCAAGCTCACAGGACGCTTCGCAGCCTGGACAGAAGCTGACGGAACAGGCATCGGGTTTGAATCTTCAGCCGGTTTCACCCTACCCAACGGAGCCAAACGCTCGCCGGATGTTTCCTGGATGCGCAAGGAGCAGTGGGACGCCCTCACTCCCGAGCAGCGAAATGAATTCACTCACATATGCCCTGACTTTGTCGTCGAGCTGCGGTCGAAGACGGACCGTCTGCGTACTCTGCAAAACAAAATGAAAGAGTACATGGCAAACGGTGCGCAGCTTGGCTGGTTGATCGATCCGATCCGCCATCAGGTCCACGTCTATCACGCCGATTCCTCAGTCGAAATCCTCGATCATCCACAAGTCATCTCCGGCGAGCCCCT includes:
- a CDS encoding Uma2 family endonuclease; amino-acid sequence: MVVRLGPLRSRLTDEDFEKFCAQNPELRIEMTSAGVVIIMLPVTPEGSSRNFKLTGRFAAWTEADGTGIGFESSAGFTLPNGAKRSPDVSWMRKEQWDALTPEQRNEFTHICPDFVVELRSKTDRLRTLQNKMKEYMANGAQLGWLIDPIRHQVHVYHADSSVEILDHPQVISGEPLLPGFVLKLEGLID